The genomic segment AACGCCAGCGGTTGATGGCGTCCCGGGTTTCCAGGGCCGCCTGGCGGGCCGCCTGGGCGTAGTCTTCGCCCTTGCCCGCATACAGGATGGCGCGGGAGGAATTGATCATCAGGCCGGTGCCGGCGGCCGTTTTCCCGGCCTTCAGGGTGGCCTCGATGTCGCCCCCCTGGGCGCCGATGCCCGGCACCAGCAGGGGCATGTCACCGACGATCTCGCGCACCCGTGCGATCTCGGCGGGGAAGGTGGCGCCCACCACCAGAGCGCACTGGCCATTGCTGTTCCATTCGCTGACCACCAGCCGGGCCACCCGCTCGTAGAGTTTTTCACCGCCCACGTCGAGGAATTGCAGATCGCTGCCGCCGGGGTTGGAGGTGCGGCAGAGCAGGATCACGCCCTTGTCCGGGTAGGCCAGGTAAGGCTCCACCGAGTCCTTGCCCATGTAGGGATTGATGGTCACGGCGTCGGCCCGGTAGCGCTCGAAGGCTTCCACGGCGTACTGCTCGGCGGTGCTGCCGATGTCGCCCCGCTTGGCGTCCAGGATCACCGGGATGCCGGGATGCTTTTCATGGATGTGGGCGATCAGGGCTTCCAGTTGGTCCTCGGCGCGGCGGGCGGCGAAGTAGGCGATCTGGGGCTTGAAGCAGCAGACCAGGTCCGCGGTGGCGTCCGCGATGCCGGCGCAGAACTCGAAGATGCCCTGGGGCTGGCCTTGCAGGTGGGCCGGGAACTTGGCCGGATCCGGGTCCAGGCCGACGCAGAGCAGGCTGTTGTTGTTCCGCCAGGCGGCAGCGAGGGTGGTGCTGAAGGTCATGGGGGCTTCCTTGGGATTTTGCGTTCCGGCCTGGGCTTCCCGGGCCTGCTTCTGGCGCAGCCGGATGTTCTTGTCCTCGTTGGCGAAGACGTAGCGGCCCGCCAGCACGCAGCCCTTCATGCCCGGATCGCAGGGCAGGTTGTTCACCCTGGAACAGGTGTCGTTGATTTCGTGAGGACAACCCCAGCCGCCAGCCATACCTATTTCCCCTTGCTCCAGGAGTCCTTCAGGGTCACGGCCCGGTTGAATACCGGGGCGCCGTGACGGGAGGCCACCCGATCGGCGACGAAATAGCCGTGACGCTCGAACTGGAAGCGGTCTTCCGGCAGGGCATCCTTCAGGGCGGGTTCCAGTTGGACGGCGATGGTCTGCATCGAGTCCGGATTCAGGTCATCAAGAAAATCCCGCTCCAGATCTTCCGGATCGCCCTCGCGCCGGGCGCCGGGGGCCGGCACGGCGAACAGCCGGTCGTAGAGTCGTACTTCGCTGGGGTAGGCGTGGCGGGCGGAGAGCCAGTGGATGTTGCCCTTGACCTTGTAGGTGTCGGCGCCGGGGGTGCCGGACTTGGAGTCGGGCAGCAGCTCGGCCAGCACCGCCGTGACGTTGCCGGCGGCATCCTTTTCGCAGCCGGTGCATTCGATGACAAAGCCATAGCGCAGTCGCACCCGGTTGCCGGGAAAGAGCCGGAAGTAGCCCTTGGGGGGCGTCTCGGTGAAGTCCTCCCGTTCGATCCACAGTTCACGGGAGAAGGGGACGCTGCGCTTGCCCCATTCCGATTTTTGCGGGTGGTTGGGGGCCTCGCAGAGCTCCTCGTGGTCCGGGGCGACATTG from the Denitratisoma oestradiolicum genome contains:
- the pyrF gene encoding orotidine-5'-phosphate decarboxylase; the protein is MAGGWGCPHEINDTCSRVNNLPCDPGMKGCVLAGRYVFANEDKNIRLRQKQAREAQAGTQNPKEAPMTFSTTLAAAWRNNNSLLCVGLDPDPAKFPAHLQGQPQGIFEFCAGIADATADLVCCFKPQIAYFAARRAEDQLEALIAHIHEKHPGIPVILDAKRGDIGSTAEQYAVEAFERYRADAVTINPYMGKDSVEPYLAYPDKGVILLCRTSNPGGSDLQFLDVGGEKLYERVARLVVSEWNSNGQCALVVGATFPAEIARVREIVGDMPLLVPGIGAQGGDIEATLKAGKTAAGTGLMINSSRAILYAGKGEDYAQAARQAALETRDAINRWR